Genomic window (Propionibacteriaceae bacterium ZF39):
CACCAGCACGATCCTCCCCGGCGTACGCGTCGCCGAGCGCGTGGTCATCGGTGCTGCGGCGGCTGTTGTGCACGATGTCGATGAGCCGGGTGCCGTCGTGGTGGGCGTACCCGCCCGCAAACTCCGCGCGACGCCGGGGCCCATCGGCTGACGTGCCATTCGCCACGACTTCCCGCCCAATTGTCCCTGTCAACCAAGATCATCCGGATAATCCTGTTGATCTTGGTCAGGAGTGACAATTGGGAGGACGCTTGGGTCGCATAGGCCAAAGAACTGCGCGCCGACCCCCGAGGAGCCGGCGCGCAGGAGTGGTGAAGCCCAGGATCAGAACGCTGCCTCGGGCAGCTCCATCACGTCGAGGTTCACGGCCTGGGCCATCTTGCGCTCCGCGGTCAACCGCGGCAGGCGCGTCCGCGCGAACCACTTGGCGGCAGCGACCTTGCCGGCATAGAAGTTGTGGTCGGCCTGGTCGAGGCCACCCTCGTCGAGCTTGGCCTGCGCGATCTCGCCGGCACGCAGCATAAGCCACGCGCAGACCATGTCGCCGAGCGCTATGAGCAGTCGCGTGGTGTTCAGCCCGACCTTGTAGACCTCCGTCGGATGCTCGCGCATCTTCATCAGCGGGCCCGACATGTGGGCGATCATCATGCCGCACTCCTCGGCACCCTTCGCCAGCAGCGCCCGCTCGGCCTCGAACGGGCCGCCCGCCTCGAGCCATTCCTCGATCTCCCCCGACACGGCCTGAATCGCGGCACCCCGATCGCGCACGATCTTGCGGAAGAACAGGTCCAGGCCCTGGATCGCGGTCGTCCCCTCATAGAGGGTGTCGATCTTGGCGTCGCGGACATACTGCTCCAGCGGATAGTCCTGGAGGAAGCCCGATCCGCCGAAGATCTGCAGCGACTCCGAACCCAGCAGTTGCCAGGCCTGCTCGGAGCAGTAGCCCTTCACGATCGGCAGCAGCAGGTCGTTGACGGCCTCCGCCGATTCGTCCACCCGGCCCTGGGCCTCGGCCAGCCAGACCTTGTCCTGCTGCGTCGCCGTGTACAGCACCAGCATCCGCAGCGCCTCGGCCATCGCCTTCTGCGTCATCAGCGAGCGGCGGACGTCCGGATGATGCGTGATCGTCACGCGCGGGGCGTCCTTGGCGGGCGTGGTCAGGTCGGCGCCCTGGACGCGCTCCTTGGCGTACGCCAGCGCGTTGAGATAGCCGGTCGACAGGGTCGCCATCGCCTTGGTGCCGACCATCATCCGCGCATGCTCGATGACGTGGAACATCTGGGCGATGCCCTGATGCACCTCACCGAGCAACCAGCCGACAGCCGGCTCTCCGTCGCCGAACGTCAGCTCGCAGGTCGAGGAGACCTTGATGCCCATCTTCTTCTCGACGTTGGTGGCATAGACGCCGTTGCGCTCGCCGGTGAGCTCGCCGGTCTCGAGATCGAAGTGGTACTTCGGCACGAGGAACAGGCTGAGTCCCTTGGTGCCGGGCCCACCGACGCCCTCGACTCCCACGGGGCGCGCCAGCACGAGATGCATGATGTTCTCGGTCAGGTCGTGCTCGCCGGAGGTGATGAAGCGCTTGACGCCCTCGATGCGCCAGGTGCCGTCCTCCTGCTGCCAGGCCTTCGTGCGGCCCGCGCCGACATCCGAACCGGCGTCCGGCTCGGTGAGGACCATCGTCGCGCCCCACTGGCGCTCGACCATGTGCCGCGCGATCTTCTTGTCGCGCTCGGTGCCGAGCTGGTGGGCGAGCTGGCCGAACTTGGGACCGGCGGAATACATATAGATAGCGGGGTTGGCCGTGAGCAGCAGCTCGAGGATCGCCCACCGCAGCGACGGGGGCGTACCCACCCCGCCCAACTCCTCGGTCAGCTCCAGCCGCCACCAGTCGGAGTCCATATAGGCCTTGTAGGCCATCTTGAACGATTCAGGGATGGTGACGGTCTTCGACTCCGGGTCATAGACCGGCGGATTGCGATCACCGTCGATGAGGGACTCCGACAGCTTGGTGCGGCAGAGGTGGTCGAGCTCGGTCAGCGCGGTCTCGGCGGTGTCGCGATCCATCTCGGGGGCCGGGCCGGTGCCCAGCAGCTCGTCCCGGCCGAAGACCTCGAACAGGTTGAAACGAATGTCGCGAAGATTCGACTGATAGTGGGTCACGTGAGGACACTCCTGATTGGCCACGTCGGTGGGGCTTACTGGTCAGTAACTCCAGTATGCGTACCAATCAGTAACTTCGCAAGAAAATCGTGTGATCCGCTTCACTCAGTCGTGTGCGGGATGCCGGTCTCCGGGCGGCCAGAGGCTGATCAGCGCCCCGATCAGCGTCATGACGCCATAGACCACATAGGTCAGCGCATAGCCGGAGTTGATCATGGTCCGCCCGGCCTCGCCGAGGGCTTCGGCGTCGCCGGAGAGGAAGACCTGCGCCAGCTCGGACGGCGCGAACGCCACGATCAGCGCCATCGCGATAGCCAACCCGAAGCTCACCGAGAACGTCTGCGCCAGCACCCGGATCGCGTTCACGACCGCGGTCCGATCGCGCGGCGTGATCCACAGGACGAAGGCGCCGTGCAGGGCCTGGTGGACACCCGTCCCCACCCCCATCAGCGCGAGCCCGATCATGGCCAGCACCTGCGAGTTCTGCAGGGTTGCGACGAGCATCACGACCGTGCTGACAACGGTGAGCGCGGCTGCGCCGACCCGCGTACGCCGAGGCCCCAGCTCCTGGCCGATCTTGTCGCCGAGCAGGGTGCCGAGCGTCAGGGCCACGGGGAAGGTGAGGATCTTGAGCGCGGCCGTGGCTGCGGAGTCACCATGTACGCCCTGCAGCCACAGGCCCGTGATGGTGATGGCCCCCAGCCGGCCGATCGCGATCAGGAATCCCTCGGCCAGCACGAGCGAGAACAGCCGCTCGAACAGCGTCGGATCGAGGGCGGGATGGCGTACGCGTCGCTCGATCCACGCCAGGCCGACCGCCGCGACGAGGCACGCCGCGAGAATCGCCAGGACGATCGGATCGCCGAGCCCGGCTTCGGCCGCCAGGCCGAACGCCAGCTGCGAGCCGATCATGATCAACCCGAGAACGAAGCCGCCCGGGATGTCGATGCGCGGTGGCTTGCGGATGGCGGGCACCACCTTGAGCGCCACCAGCCCATAGAGGAACGCCGCCAGCGCGATCGGCGCGAGTCCCCAGAACAGCCACCGCCAGCCCAGCGCCGACACGATGACACCGCCGGCGAGCGGGCCGGCGACCTGACCGAGCGAGAATCCGGCCATATAGATGCCCATCGCGCCACCGAGCGACCGTGCCGGAAAGACCGCCGCCAGGATCGCCACGGAGTTGCTCAGCAGCATCGCCGCCGCCGCGCCCTGGATCGCCCGGCCGACGATGAGGAATTCGATCGACGGCGCGAACCCCATCAGCACGCTCGTGAGCGTGAACACGCCGATGCCCGTCAGGAACACCCAGCGCCGCTCGAGCGCATCCGCGAGCTGGCCGGCCGGAATGATCAGCGCGGTGTTCACCAGCTGATAGGCCATGACCAGGATCGAGGTCTCGGTCGAGTTGGCCACGAAGTGGCTGCTGAGGGCCGGCACCGCGATGTTGAGCATGTTGGAGCTCAGCGACATCAGCAGGGTGCCTGCGAGGACGATCAGCAGCACGCCCCGGGCCCCGGGGCGTGGGGTGCTCTGTGTGTTGGTCACGGCTGTCCAGAGGTGCTCGGTCGGAGGGAGTACGCCGGCCGCACCCCTCCGGGTCGGACGCTATCGCCCACGCCGGCGTACCCGGCAATCACCGTCCGGTCCGGGACGGCGCTCTCCTCAGGCCTGGGTATCGCTGCGCGCCGACAACCGCGCGCCGATGCGGCGAGCGGCCGCGCGGAGGGCCTCGATCCAGACGCGGACGTCCTGCCCGCTCGACTGGCGCGGCAGCTGGGACAGCCGCAGGATGTGGAGCAGCCGGCCGTCGTCGTGGAGCACGGGCACGACGACCGAACCGATGTCATAGCGCTTCTCCGGCTCGAGCTCGCGCAGCGTGTAGCACACGGCCGACCGGCTCAGCGTGTCGCGCACCTCGCGCTCCTGGGCCGGCGTCAGGCCACCTTTCGTCCAGCGCTGGGTGGCCTCGATCATGTCGACATAGGGGTTGGAGTCGTCGCCACCCTCGGGCCGGAACGACAGCGAATAGCCCGCGCGCCGGGCATGCGCGACCCGTGCGGCGAACTTGGGGGCGTCCTCCTTGACGACGGCTTTGTTGAGCCAGTACGCCTCATCCTCCGGCCCCTTGGCCGCAATGAACATGTCGCCGAGCGGGGGGATCAGCGGAATGCGATTGCCGAGGCTGTCCTCCAGCGCGATGCCCGGGGCGATGGCGCTGGCGACGCAGGCGAGCTCGTCGCGGTTGACCTCGGTGAGCAGGCCGGCTTCGCAGCCGAAGATGTTGGCGAGCCCCTCGAGCTCCGGGCGGGCGACCTGGGCGTGGTTGATCGCGCCGACGAGGTCCTCCTCCAGCCGGGCGATGAGGGACGGGACCGTGAACCGGCCATAACCACCCTGGAAGAAGATGAGCGGCCCGGTGGGCGTATCGATCTTCATGTCCCTGACATCGCACATCGCGATCCAGTGATCGCCGGCATCGATGGTCTCGCGCAGGCGGACATCGATCCAGGCCAGCGATCCCTCCAGAATCGGATCGCCGGACGGGGAGCGATAGATCGCGATCCCCTCGAACTTGTTCTCCTTGCGGCTCGCGATGGTGCGGCCGACGGCCTCCTGGTCGCCGGTCATGACGTTGATGCACATCGACGGGCATTCCTGCAGGCGCTTGAAACTCCACGACGACTTCATGGGAAGGAACGCCACCAGCGGTGGATCCAGCGAGACGGACGTGAACGTGCCCATGATCGCGGCCAGGTCCTCACCGTCGGGGTGGACGCCGGTGACGAGCACCACGCCGGTCGGGTAGTGGCCCATCACCTCCCGGAACAGGGCCGGATCGATGCTGGCGGTTTCGGTCATGTCTCATCCTCTCCGGACGTGGCGTCTCCACAGAGCATGCCCCCGCCCTGTGGGGCGTCAGCAACGAACTCGTGCCAGTACGTGAAACGCCGAGCATAGGTGCCGTCGCAGACGTCGCCGCCAGACCGCCACCCCTTCGTTCTGAGGGCGTTTTCAGTGTCCCCTTGCATTCTTCTGTAGCAATCATTACAGTTTCTGTAGCACTCACTACAGAGGACCCGCGCCAACGTCGGACGGAGACCTGAATGTCCCTCACGCTTCCCGTAGCTCACAACGATGTGGCTGCGACCCGCCCCGCGACTCATGCGCCGCACCGTCGTCGGCCGACTCCCGAGCCGGCCGAGACCGGTGGCCACCTGGCCTCGGTGAGCAAGGCGCTCATGCTGCTCGACATCATGCGTTCGGCCCCCGGCCCGGTCGGGGTGAGCATGCTGGCGCGCGATGCGGGCATGCCCAAGTCGACGACCTTCCGCCTGCTGGCCTATCTCGAGCAGAGCGGCTTCGTGGAGCGGGCCGGCAAGGCCTATCAGCTCGGCTGGCGCCTTTTCGAGCTCGGCAATCACGTCGAACACTGCCGGCCCTCGGGTCTGCGCGAGATCGCCCTGCCCTATCTCGCCGACCTGCACGCCCGGACTGGCATGAATGTCCACCTCGCCGTGCTCAGCGGCACCGATGTCGTCTATCTCGAAAAGATTCACGGCCTGCGCAGCATCCCGATCGGGACCAGCGTCGGCACCCGCATGCCCGCCACGATCAGCGCACTGGGCAAGGCGATGCTGGCGTACGCCGATCGCGCCACTCTCCGCGAGGTCGTCGAAAGTGGCCTGGAGGGGCGTACGCCGTATTCGCTGCGTCAACCCGGTCAGCTCATCGCCCAGCTGCGGGAGACCAGGGAAACCGGTGTCGCCTACGACCGCGAGGAGTCCCAGCTCGGCATCAACTGTGTCGCCGCGCCCATCCACGCCGACGGCGAGGTCATCGCCGCCCTGTCGGTCTGTGGCCCGACCCGGCCGGTCTCGGCCGAGGCCCACGCCGACCTCGTCCGCGTCGCCGCGCGTGACATCAGCCGTCAGCTCACGCTCGCGCGCGCCTGCTGACGGCCTTGCCGGTACGCCGGCTGTTCCGGCATGCGGACCCCACCGCTGGCGGGTCGCCCGCCGGGAGCGGAACCCTGACATCGAACTGTCCGGCCATCGCGCCGCCCAACCCCTGAAGCGTTCAACGGAGGAACCATGGATGTGACATTCGAGAGCACCAGCAAGTCGCTGGAGCTGCCCGACGGGACCAAGATCCACTACAACGAGGCAGGCGACGGCCATCCCGTGATCCTGATCCACGGCAGTGGCCCGGGTGCCACCGGTTGGAGCAACTTCAACCCCAACATCGGCACGCTCGCCGAGGACTTCCGGGTCATCGCCGTCGACATGCCCGGCTGGGGTGAGTCGAGCCCGCGCCCGGCGGCCGAATATCGCCACCCCGAGGTCCTCGTGCAGTTCATGGATGCGCTCGGCATCGACAAGGCTGCTCTCGTCGGTAACTCGATGGGCGGCGTCATCGCGCTCGCCGTCGCCGCCAACAACCCCGAGCGGGTGTCCCACCTGATCACCATGGGCTCCGGCGGCGCCGGCACGCCGATCTTCTCGCCCGGCGGCGGCCTGTCCGAGGGCCTGAAGATCCTCTACAAGGGGTACGCCGACCCCACCCCGGAGACCTTCGAGGCCACCGTCGACATCATGACCTATGACACCCCGGCCGAGATCGCGAAGCCGCTCGCGGTCCAGCGCTCGATCAACGCCAAGAAGCACCAGGAGCACCTGGACAACTGGCTGAACGGCTCGAAGGGCGGCCCGCCGCTGAAATACTTCCCGACCGAAGCCCAGATCGCCTCGATCTCCGCGCCGTCGCTGCTCATCCACGGCCGGGACGACCGCGTGGTGCCGTTCGAGAACACCCTGCGGCTGGTGACCATGATCCAGAACTCCCGTGCCTACCTGTTCAATCGCTGCGGCCACTGGGCCCAGCTCGAGCATGCGCGCGAGTTCAACGGCATCGTCCGACACTTCATCCTGAGCAACTCCGAAGGCCAGGAAGAGGAAGCGCTCTCGGGCCTGGGCGGCTGAGCGACCCGCACACCACAGGCGGAGGCGGTCCATCCGGACCGCCTCCGCCTTCTGCGTGGTGGGTCAGGGCAGCTCCATCGCCGCGGTGGCGACGGTCTCGATGCCGGCGGCGACGATGTCGGAAGCATCCTCGAGCGACCAGAGCGGCGTGGTGGCCTCGACCATGAACAGGCCGTCGGCCATGGTCATCAACGCCCAGGCCAACTGCCCGACGAGGGTCTCCTCGGTCACGCGGATGATGTCGCCGCGAGGCGCGCGCTGGCCGACCCAGGTGGCGAACCAGCGAGCCCGGTCAGCGGCCACTTCGCGTCGAATGGCGCGGAAGCGATCGCGCGCGGGCGAATCCCCGCGGCGGAGCAGCAGCATGAATCCGATGCGGAACGCATGTGGGTGGTTGCGCATGCCATGGAAGCCGACGCGCAACGAGGTGGCCAGGGCGGCGCTGGGATCGGCGATCACCGACTGGGGCAGAACGCCTGGCAACACATCGCGGCGCCACGTGTCGAAGGACGCATCCACTGCCTCGGCGAGGAGCTTGTCGAGATTCTCGAAGTGCCAATAGAGGGAGCTGGCGGGCAGCCCGGCGTGCTCGCAGATGCGCTGCACCGTCGCGCCCTGCGGTCCGAGATCACACATCACCTCGATCGCCGCCTTGATCAGGGCCTCTCTGCCGGTGAAGTTCCCGACCCAGTCTGTCGATGCCAGGGGGTCGACGGCGACCTCCTCGGGCAACGCCGGCAGGGTGACGACCTTCTGCGCGCAGCCGGCCAGGATCTGCGCGAGCACGCGGGTGTGCTCGTGGGTGAGCGTGATGTCCTGACCGGTGAGATAGCGCCCGTCCAGGGTGGCCAGCGTCAGGCGGGACATGATCTCTGTCCGCCGGGTGTCGTCATCGGCCCCGAGCCCCGCCAGGACAACCCGCCACCAGTCGACGAGCCCCTGCTTGGCATGGCGGCGCAGATTCAGGTACGCCGTGCGCGCGGCCGGGGCACCCGTATCGCGCTGGAGGCCCAGGGCGATGCCGATCCGCGCATAGTCGGCCTCGTGGCCGTCACCGGCGAGATTGGCCAGGCAGTCGACGAGCTGATCGACCAGAGGTCGGGAATCCGGGGTCTCGGGCCACGCACTCCCGGCCGCGAGGCGACTCTCGTAGCTGTGCGTGATCCCCGCGCCGACGAGCTCGTCCTTGTTGGAGAAGTGCCAATAGATCGAACTCGCGGGGAGGCCGACCCGGCGTACCAACTCGGAAATCGTCGCCCCCTCATAGCCGCGCTCGTCGACCAGTTGGAGCATCTCGGTCATGATGCGCTCGCGACTCTCCTGCCCGCGAGTCTGGCGGCGGCGGAGGGATCTGGAGACGGCCGGACGGGACGGGGTGCTGGTCACCGAAGCCTCCTTCTCCTGACAGGTGGATTAAGAGGACCCTATGGGACGACCGGTGAAACCCCGCCCGGGTATCACCAGAAAGAAGCGCCCCCGTCGTGCTCGAGGCCCAGGGTGACCTTGGTCCACGAGATCTGGATCGGGTGCTGGGTGTTGCAGATGTGGGCCAGCGTGGTCTTGGCATCGCGCAGGCCGCGATTGACGGCCGTGTCGGTCTTGAGCGCCATGCCGCCGGCGAAGTTGAACACGCGCTCGATGGCCTCGACCGAGCGACGGATCGCGCGGACGCCGTCGGCGCGGGCGTCGATCCGGCTCTGCAGGCTGATCTTCCCGTTCTCGGCGACCTCGTCATGAAGCCGGTTGCCGACATCGATCAGCACGGCCCGACCGGCCCGGACGTCCGCCGCGGCCTCACCGATGGCGTTGACCTGGATGTCGTCGTCGAGGCTCTTGATGCCGCGGGCGTTGACGCGATTCTTCGCGTTCTCGAGCACCGCGTTCATCGCGCCCTCGGCCACACCCTGGCTGGCGCAGTTGATGGCATAGGAGAAGAACGTCGGGAACGGCAGCTTGTAGAGATCCGCGTGGTTGCCGACCTTGGCCATGTTCTCGCCGTTGTCGAAGTCCTCCATGCGATAGACGCGATAGTCCGGGATGACGGCGCCGTCACAGACGAGGTCCTTGGAGCCGGTGCCCTTCAGGCCCAGCACGTTCCAGGAGTCCTGGTCGAACCAGTAGTCATCGCGCGGCAGGACGATGTGGCGCAGGGCCATGGTGCCGTCGTCCTGGGGCAGGAGCGCACCGGTGATGGCCCACTTGCTGGCCTCGCCACCGGAGGAGAAGGGAATGCGACCCTTCACCCTGTAACCGCCGTCGACGCGCTCGAGTACGCCCAGCGGAGCGTACGGCGACGACACCCAGGTCTCGGGGTCGGCGCCCCAGATCTCGTCCTGGAGCTTCGGATCGAAACCGGCGATCTGCCACGAGTGGACGCCGATGACTCCGGCGCACCAGCCGGCGGCGCTGTTGAGCGAGGCGATCCGCATGACGGCTTCGGCGAACTCGACGGGGTGGCACTCGTCACCGCCGTAGCTCTTGGGCTGGAGCGCCCGGACGACCCGCGTGTGCCGGATCGCGTCGATGGTGGCCTCGGGCAGCCGGTTGAGCTGCTCGGCCTCCGCCGCAGTGCCCACCAGGACGTCGGCAACCTCGTCAATCAGCTTGTCGTAGTGGCTCATTCCCTGGCCCTCTCGATCTCGATGTGCGGGGACTGTGATCGGGGCTTCGCCTGCGATCACCTCGTGATCGAATCCTGCGGCGGGAGTCGACGCGGACGGAACCAAAAGGTTCCAACACTCGGCACGCACCCGGAGATCGAACGATGCCCAAGCAGACATATCGATAAGTGGGACGATTGCCCGCAACGAGGACAGCCTCGGTCGGGAGGGAGGGATCACTTCTATACTTGCCGAGTGGTCACTCCAGCTCCCCCTCAACCCGAACGCTATGCGGAGATAGTCCAGGCGGCCATCCGAGCCTTTGCGCGCAAGGGCTACGGCGGGACGACCCTGGCCGACATCGCCGTCGAAGCGGGCGTGTCCCAGCCCCGGATCAGCCAGATCTTCGGCAACAAGGAGAACGCCTTCATCGAAGCCCACAAGGTGGCGTCGGGTGAGGTGTTGGGCCTGCTCTCGGCCAACGCCGAGCCGCCTTTCAGCATCGAACGCATGGGCGCGGGTTATGTCGAGTTGATGCAGGAACGCCGCGAGGTCCTGCTCATGATCTTCCAGGCCCTCACATCGTCCTATGTCCCGTCCATCGGTGACGAGGCCCGGCGGGTCATCAACGAGGTCACCACCCTGGTCGTCGACAAGGCCGGCGGCACCCACGAGGATGCCGTCGCCTTCCTCGAGCGCGGATTCTTCATCCACGCCATGATGGCCGCGCGCGTCTTCGATCATGTCGGGGACTATCCTGAGACCGGCAAGTTGCTCGACACCGTCCGGATCAGCTGACTGCCGGTTCCTGCGGTTCTCCGACCATCATTCCCGAGCGAAGAACCACACGAGCAGGCCCACGACGATCACGATCGCGGTGATGAGGAGCGCCAGCTTGATCTTGCTCCAGGGCCGCTCGCCCTGCACCTCACCCGTGACGCCGTTCATCAGCACCTGGATGGGCTTGCCCTGATAGGTGACCGTGAGCAACCACACGGGCAGGAGCAGGTGGGCGAACGCGATCGAATGCCAGGAGATGTCACGGTGAGAAATCTCCTGACGATCGCCCCCGATGTCACGGCGAATGGTGTCGTCGATCTGGCGTTCCATCCCGGTGCGGACCCGGGCTCCGAAGGTTTCGTCTGCGTCCAGGTCATAGGTGCGCCCGAGGTGCCCGGCCACATATTCGGGTGAATACGGCACCGCCTCGTGCAGCGGCCACGGCTCGAGCTGCTGGACCCGCCCTTCGTGGAGGCCGTTGTTGGCCCATGCCGGGACGTCCCGGAAATTCCGGTTCACGTGACCCGACACCGGATACCAGTTCGTGCGGGTCTCGGTGCGGCGGTTTTCACCGTGCCCGACCTGGACCTGATAGTCCTCGCCCCGGCGTCCGGAATAGCGCGCGCTGGTGTCGGCATCGAAATTGAAGTAGGCCAGATAGACGCTCTCGAACGATCCGATCTCGCGATAGGTCTTGAACTCTTTCGGTGCGAACCATCGAGAGTTGATCCACTTCTCGATGCGTTCCCGGGCTGCCTTCTCGTCGACGCGGAAGGGCAGGACTCCGTCGATCGGCAACCGGCTGGGGGCGTCCTTCAGGTCGTCACGCTGGATCGGTGTGGCGCAATAGGGGCAGCGCGTAGCCGTCAGCGTGCCGGTGAAGGCCGTCTTGCCGCCACAGGCCTGGCAGACGACCTCCCGCTCCAGACCGGCCGGCAGCGCAGCGGCTGCGCGGATTGCCTGCGTGGCCTGGTGGAGATCATGTTTGAGGATCTGACCGGAGCCGCCGGCGACGTCCATCATCGACCCGCAACTCGGGCAGCGGAGCCTGCCGGACGTCGGGTCGAACACCAGCTGTCCGCCACAGGCCCGGCACGGATAGGTGCGCGTGATCTCGGTCTGATGCAGTGCCGCGGGGTCGCCCAGGGGCGGGGGCGCCGGCAGGCGCTCCGGGTTCGGCATGGGCGGTGGCGTGGGCATGGGGGCGTACGCCGAAGGCTCGGCGAACCCGGGGGCAGGGGGATGACCCTGCGGCCCCGGGGCCCCGGCACCGGGTGGGGGAAATCCGGTGCCGGGGGATTGGGGTGGCCCGGGCAGGGGTGGCGGCGACCCACTACCCGAAGGTGGGGGTGACCCCGGCAAGGGCGGCGGGAGGGTGGTCATGACGTCTGTCCCGGTCCGGCGTCCTGTGCGCCAGGAGCCTGGGCCGGCGGTGTGGGCGGACTGGGCGGCGGCGGGGGCGTGCCGCCACCGGGCAGCGGGGGCGGCTCGACGAACAGGCCGGCCAGCGCGGGCACCTGTCCGGCGGGCGTCCACGCGGGCAGGCCCTGGGACCACACCAGCGTCGATGCGGTCAGTTGCCCACCGGCGACAGCCTGCTGCAGCTGCGGGACAGTGAACGGGCCGGAGGCCTGGCCACCCGCGTCGACATGGAACGTGACCGCGCCGGGCAACGGCGGGGGCGCCGCGGCCGGCGTACCCTGCTGGGGATAGCCCGGGAAACCGCCCTGCTGGGCCGGGCCGGGCTGCATGGACTGATCCATCTGCTGGCCCAGCAGGATGCCCATCTGGGCTCCCATCATGTCGCCCATGGTCCCCGACCCACCGGGATTGCCGGCAGCCGTCGTCATCGCCTCGGCGGCCTTGGCCTGCTGATAGCGGTTCATGTCGCCGAGGTTGTTGACCCAGCCGCTCTCCTCGACGCCCTTGGCGACGCCTCGGGTCATCGCCTGGGTGATTTCCTCGGGCAGGGAGATATTGAGAGTGATGGAGTCGATGGCGAGGCCGTACTCGTCGTCGACACGTTCGGCGACGAATCCGCGGAGTTGCTCGGCAAGCTGCACCTGGCGACCCTGCAGGTCGATCACGCCGAGGCGGGTTTCCATGACCATGTCGGAAAAGGCGAGGGTGATGACCCGACGCAGCAATTCGGCGATCTCCTCGATATCGACCGAGGCATCGGTGCCGATCACCTGGCGCAGGAAGATGGCCGGATCGACCACGCGCACGACGCACAGGCCGTTGGCGCGCACCTGGACCATCGTGAAGTCGGGGTCACGGACCGTGACGGGATTGGCGGTTCCCCAGCGGAGGTCGGTGACCGGGCGGGTGTTGACGAAATAGACCTCCGAGCGGAAGGGGCTGTTGAACCCGTGCTTCCAGCCCTGGAGGGTCGACATGATCGGCAGGTTCTCGGTGGTGAGCGTGTAGTGGCCCGGACCGAAACGATCGGCCAGCTGACCCCGATAGACGAAGACGGCCTGCTGGCCTTCGCGCACGATGAGCTCGGCGCCGTTCTTGATCTCGTTGTTGTAGCGCGGGAAACGCCAGGCAAGCGTCGAACGGGTGTCGTCGAACCACTCGATGATGTCGACGATCTCGCCCCGCAGTTTGTCCATCAGCCCCATGAGGTCCTCCTGGCCACAGCTCGCACCGGCGCGAGCATTGCCCTCAGATTAGGAGGTCCTAAGGTTCTTTTCGGCCCGCTTGTCGGATCCAGTTCTTGCGGAATCTCCACGGTGATACCCACAGGGGTAAGCTGGGGCGAACGACTGAAGGAGGGAACCCATGCTGAAGGACGAGGAGAGCCGCCGTCAGGTGCTCAACCGACTGCGCCGGGCCCAGGGCCAGCTGGCCGGCGTGCTCGCCATGATCGAAGACGGGCGGGAGTGCCGCGACGTGGTGACCCAACTTGCCGCGGTCTCGAAGGCGATCGACCGGGCGGGCTTCAAGATCATGGCGTGCACCCTGCGCGAATCCATCACGGGCGACAACCCGGAAGGGCATGAGCAGTTGTCCGAGACCGAGCTTGAGAAGCTGTTCCTGACCCTGAGCTGAGACCGCTCCGGGCGATCAGCTCTTGGCGGCCCTCTCGATCGCGCTGATGAAGTTCTCCGTCGGCTCCGCGCCGTTGATGACGTGGGTGTTGATGACGAAGAACGGCGTACCCGTGATTCCCAGCTGTCTCGCCTCCGTCGAATCATCCAGCACCTGCTGGCGGAGGGCGGGGTCGGTCAGGTCGGCGCGAAATTTCTCGAGATCGGGTACGCCGGCCTGCTGGGCGTACTCCACGAGCTGATCGGTGGTGGGATCCGGTTGCTCGCCGGCACCGAAGTCGGCGAAGACCGTCTCGTAGTAGTTCCAGAAGCGACCCTGCTGGCC
Coding sequences:
- a CDS encoding acyl-CoA dehydrogenase, translating into MTHYQSNLRDIRFNLFEVFGRDELLGTGPAPEMDRDTAETALTELDHLCRTKLSESLIDGDRNPPVYDPESKTVTIPESFKMAYKAYMDSDWWRLELTEELGGVGTPPSLRWAILELLLTANPAIYMYSAGPKFGQLAHQLGTERDKKIARHMVERQWGATMVLTEPDAGSDVGAGRTKAWQQEDGTWRIEGVKRFITSGEHDLTENIMHLVLARPVGVEGVGGPGTKGLSLFLVPKYHFDLETGELTGERNGVYATNVEKKMGIKVSSTCELTFGDGEPAVGWLLGEVHQGIAQMFHVIEHARMMVGTKAMATLSTGYLNALAYAKERVQGADLTTPAKDAPRVTITHHPDVRRSLMTQKAMAEALRMLVLYTATQQDKVWLAEAQGRVDESAEAVNDLLLPIVKGYCSEQAWQLLGSESLQIFGGSGFLQDYPLEQYVRDAKIDTLYEGTTAIQGLDLFFRKIVRDRGAAIQAVSGEIEEWLEAGGPFEAERALLAKGAEECGMMIAHMSGPLMKMREHPTEVYKVGLNTTRLLIALGDMVCAWLMLRAGEIAQAKLDEGGLDQADHNFYAGKVAAAKWFARTRLPRLTAERKMAQAVNLDVMELPEAAF
- a CDS encoding MFS transporter, giving the protein MTNTQSTPRPGARGVLLIVLAGTLLMSLSSNMLNIAVPALSSHFVANSTETSILVMAYQLVNTALIIPAGQLADALERRWVFLTGIGVFTLTSVLMGFAPSIEFLIVGRAIQGAAAAMLLSNSVAILAAVFPARSLGGAMGIYMAGFSLGQVAGPLAGGVIVSALGWRWLFWGLAPIALAAFLYGLVALKVVPAIRKPPRIDIPGGFVLGLIMIGSQLAFGLAAEAGLGDPIVLAILAACLVAAVGLAWIERRVRHPALDPTLFERLFSLVLAEGFLIAIGRLGAITITGLWLQGVHGDSAATAALKILTFPVALTLGTLLGDKIGQELGPRRTRVGAAALTVVSTVVMLVATLQNSQVLAMIGLALMGVGTGVHQALHGAFVLWITPRDRTAVVNAIRVLAQTFSVSFGLAIAMALIVAFAPSELAQVFLSGDAEALGEAGRTMINSGYALTYVVYGVMTLIGALISLWPPGDRHPAHD
- a CDS encoding flavin reductase family protein produces the protein MTETASIDPALFREVMGHYPTGVVLVTGVHPDGEDLAAIMGTFTSVSLDPPLVAFLPMKSSWSFKRLQECPSMCINVMTGDQEAVGRTIASRKENKFEGIAIYRSPSGDPILEGSLAWIDVRLRETIDAGDHWIAMCDVRDMKIDTPTGPLIFFQGGYGRFTVPSLIARLEEDLVGAINHAQVARPELEGLANIFGCEAGLLTEVNRDELACVASAIAPGIALEDSLGNRIPLIPPLGDMFIAAKGPEDEAYWLNKAVVKEDAPKFAARVAHARRAGYSLSFRPEGGDDSNPYVDMIEATQRWTKGGLTPAQEREVRDTLSRSAVCYTLRELEPEKRYDIGSVVVPVLHDDGRLLHILRLSQLPRQSSGQDVRVWIEALRAAARRIGARLSARSDTQA
- a CDS encoding IclR family transcriptional regulator; this translates as MSLTLPVAHNDVAATRPATHAPHRRRPTPEPAETGGHLASVSKALMLLDIMRSAPGPVGVSMLARDAGMPKSTTFRLLAYLEQSGFVERAGKAYQLGWRLFELGNHVEHCRPSGLREIALPYLADLHARTGMNVHLAVLSGTDVVYLEKIHGLRSIPIGTSVGTRMPATISALGKAMLAYADRATLREVVESGLEGRTPYSLRQPGQLIAQLRETRETGVAYDREESQLGINCVAAPIHADGEVIAALSVCGPTRPVSAEAHADLVRVAARDISRQLTLARAC